One window of the Triticum dicoccoides isolate Atlit2015 ecotype Zavitan chromosome 3B, WEW_v2.0, whole genome shotgun sequence genome contains the following:
- the LOC119277867 gene encoding protein SEMI-ROLLED LEAF 2-like isoform X2 has translation MGVMSRRVLPACSSLCYFCPSLRARSRQPVKRYKKIISEIYQLPADGEPNDRRIGKLCDYVSRNPTRIPKITEYLEQRCYKELRHDNFTLAKVVPCIYRKLLRSCKEHTPLLATSTLCIVRTLLDQKSSDDLQILGCLLLVDFLDGQVDSTHMFSLEGMIPKLCKIAQELREDDKGIRLRSAALQSLASMVEYMGDHSHISMELDEVVSVIISCYEANQTLSIKEVVRFQDDDDLTMLAVSGQNNAKVAADTMAATENPAHWARVCLRNMANIAKEATTVRRILDPLFRLFDSHNYWSPESGVALSVLQEMQTLMDKSGQNGHLLLSFTIKHIDHKSVAKMPAKQISIVKVASHLAKQAKSHASVTIASAISDLVKHLRKCMYRAVEASNAQADIDKWNSELYVALEECLVQLTEKVGDVGPILDMISVMLENLSYTANIARTTVSSVYRTAQIAAYVYKSSYNQKAFPEALYHQLLLAMMHPDNKTRIGSHRVLSTIVAPSLLCPWSAIGFPVPMKVNGSQSVLLLALSAFSSETIMDELQSKSRTKESLQENEKPEAVNSKLMKLNNGQLVLLLSSIWSQASLEDNSPSNFETMGHTYNVALLCSKAKTSSHVALVRCFQLAFSLRRLSLNQDNVAQPSRRRCLYTMASAMLIFSAKVADIPQITHLVKAAVLEEMVDPHLCLIDDCKLTVTSAQSSNSGMLYGSEEDESDAQVFLSAVNKDDTQLKDIVISHFKRKFENSPEKFDGIEEQLLQEFSLDDSFPLGAPLFMETPHSCSMYAEKDDHCFDEDVIPCEMDDDDDIVFEHSGSQSDRKTSGSMASSDVLNVNQLMESVHETARQVANIPVSTNPVSYDQMKSQCESLVMEKQQKMSVLMSFKHSRTDSRSSIGENGPETNESSAQSERESHLTRKDYMRRNDSTSSDDRSFRLPPASPYDKFLKAAGR, from the exons atggGGGTGATGTCGCGGCGGGTGCTGCCGGCATGCAGCAGCCTCTGCTACTTCTGCCCCTCGCTGCGGGCGAGGTCACGGCAGCCCGTCAAGCGCTACAAGAAGATCATCTCGGAGATCTACCAGCTGCCCGCG GACGGAGAACCGAATGACAGAAGGATCGGGAAACTCTGCGATTACGTCTCGAGAAATCCAACCCGCATACCAAAG ATCACAGAGTATCTTGAGCAGAGATGCTATAAAGAACTGAGACATGATAATTTCACCTTGGCCAAAGTTGTTCCATGCATATATAGGAAACTTCTGCGTTCATGCAAGGAGCATAC ACCGTTGCTGGCCACAAGCACATTGTGTATTGTTCGCACTCTTCTAGATCAGAAATCAAGTGATGATTTGCAGATCCTGGGTTGTCTATTGCTTGTTGACTTTCTCGATGGACAG GTTGACAGCACACATATGTTCAGTTTAGAAGGCATGATACCGAAACTATGCAAAATTGCTCAAGAACTAAGGGAAGATGACAAAGGGATCCGCCTTCGATCTGCTGCACTCCAATCTCTCGCTTCAATG GTCGAATACATGGGTGACCACTCGCATATCTcaatggaacttgatgaa GTTGTCTCAGTGATAATAAGCTGTTATGAGGCTAATCAAACTCTCTCAATAAAAGAGGTCGTCAGATTTCAAGATGATGATGATTTGACAATGTTGGCAGTATCTGGGCAAAATAATGCCAAAGTGGCAGCTGATACAAT GGCTGCAACTGAGAATCCCGCACACTGGGCAAGGGTTTGCTTGCGTAACATGGCCAATATTGCAAAGGAGGCAACAACAGTGCGGCGTATTCTTGATCCTCTGTTTCGCCTTTTCGATAGCCACAATTACTGGTCTCCTGAAAGTGGGGTTGCCCTTTCTGTTCTACAAGAAATGCAAACACTGATGGACAAATCAG GGCAAAATGGCCATTTGCTGCTATCTTTTACTATAAAGCACATTGATCATAAAAGTGTTGCCAAGATGCCCGCCAAGCAAATCAGCATTGTAAAAGTTGCTTCTCATCTTGCAAAGCAGGCAAAGTCGCATGCATCAGTAACAATAGCGAGTGCAATCAGCGATTTAGTAAAACACTTGCGAAAATGTATGTACCGTGCTGTTGAAGCATCAAATGCTCAAGCTGATATTGACAAGTGGAACAGTGAACTTTATGTGGCCTTGGAGGAGTGTCTGGTGCAATTGACAGAGAAG GTTGGGGATGTTGGTCCTATTCTTGACATGATCAGTGTAATGCTCGAGAATCTCTCGTACACTGCCAACATCGCCAGGACAACAGTGTCATCTGTTTACCGCACAGCACAAATAGCAGCTTATGTGTACAAGTCATCATACAACCAGAAA GCATTTCCAGAAGCTTTGTATCACCAGCTTCTCTTAGCAATGATGCACCCAGACAATAAGACAAGGATTGGCTCACACCGTGTTTTATCCACCATTGTCGCGCCTTCGTTGTTATGCCCATGGTCAGCCATAGGTTTTCCTGTCCCAATGAAGGTCAATGGGTCGCAGAGTGTGCTTTTGTTGGCATTGTCAGCTTTCTCTTCTGAGACCATAATGGATGAACTGCAGTCTAAAAGTAGGACCAAGGAATCCTTGCAGGAAAACGAGAAACCAGAAGCTGTG AACTCAAAGTTAATGAAGTTGAACAATGGCcaacttgttcttcttctttcatcTATTTGGAGTCAAGCATCCCTGGAAGATAACTCGCCTTCAAATTTTGAGACAATGGGCCATACTTACAATGTTGCTTTGTTGTGTTCAAAAGCAAAA ACCTCCAGTCATGTGGCACTAGTTCGATGTTTCCAGTTGGCTTTTTCTCTCAGGAGGTTGTCTCTGAACCAAGATA ATGTTGCGCAACCATCTCGGAGAAGGTGTTTGTATACAATGGCATCAGCAATGCTTATTTTTTCAGCAAAAGTTGCTGATATTCCTCAGATAACCCATCTTGTCAAAGCCGCAGTGCTAGAGGAAATG GTTGATCCTCATCTTTGCCTGATTGATGACTGCAAACTCACTGTTACTTCTGCACAATCTTCGAACAGTGGAATGCTTTACGGTTCTGAGGAAGATGAAAGTGATGCACAAGTTTTTCTTTCAGCTGTAAATAAGGATGATACACAGTTAAAAGACATTGTGATATCCCACTTCAAGAGAAAATTTGAAAATTCACCAGAG AAGTTTGACGGGATAGAAGAACAGCTTCTTCAAGAGTTCTCCCTAGATGATTCGTTTCCTCTTGGTGCTCCATTATTCATGGAGACGCCACACTCTTGTTCAATGTACGCTGAAAAGGATGATCACTGTTTTGACGAG GATGTTATTCCTTGTGAGATGGATGATGACGATGACATCGTCTTTGAACATAGTGGATCGCAGTCTGACAGGAAAACATCAGGATCTATGGCTTCATCCGATGTTCTAAATGTGAATCAACTGATGGAATCT GTCCATGAGACAGCAAGGCAAGTTGCTAACATTCCAGTCTCCACCAATCCTGTGTCCTATGACCAAATGAAGAGCCAATGTGAATCCCTAGTAATGGAAAAGCAGCAGAAGATGTCTGTTCTCATGAGCTTCAAGCACTCGAGGACCGATTCGCGTAGCTCAATCGGGGAAAACGGACCGGAAACAAATGAG TCATCTGCTCAATCTGAACGTGAGTCGCATTTGACAAGAAAGGACTACATGCGGCGCAACGATTCGACATCCAGCGATGACCGGTCCTTCAGATTGCCACCTGCAAGCCCGTACGACAAGTTCTTGAAGGCAGCTGGACGGTAG
- the LOC119277867 gene encoding protein SEMI-ROLLED LEAF 2-like isoform X1 produces MGVMSRRVLPACSSLCYFCPSLRARSRQPVKRYKKIISEIYQLPADGEPNDRRIGKLCDYVSRNPTRIPKITEYLEQRCYKELRHDNFTLAKVVPCIYRKLLRSCKEHTPLLATSTLCIVRTLLDQKSSDDLQILGCLLLVDFLDGQVDSTHMFSLEGMIPKLCKIAQELREDDKGIRLRSAALQSLASMVEYMGDHSHISMELDEVVSVIISCYEANQTLSIKEVVRFQDDDDLTMLAVSGQNNAKVAADTMAATENPAHWARVCLRNMANIAKEATTVRRILDPLFRLFDSHNYWSPESGVALSVLQEMQTLMDKSGQNGHLLLSFTIKHIDHKSVAKMPAKQISIVKVASHLAKQAKSHASVTIASAISDLVKHLRKCMYRAVEASNAQADIDKWNSELYVALEECLVQLTEKVGDVGPILDMISVMLENLSYTANIARTTVSSVYRTAQIAAYVYKSSYNQKAFPEALYHQLLLAMMHPDNKTRIGSHRVLSTIVAPSLLCPWSAIGFPVPMKVNGSQSVLLLALSAFSSETIMDELQSKSRTKESLQENEKPEAVVSAENGYAHTEPNTRQSSGNPYFNDRLSTFKDNSKLMKLNNGQLVLLLSSIWSQASLEDNSPSNFETMGHTYNVALLCSKAKTSSHVALVRCFQLAFSLRRLSLNQDNVAQPSRRRCLYTMASAMLIFSAKVADIPQITHLVKAAVLEEMVDPHLCLIDDCKLTVTSAQSSNSGMLYGSEEDESDAQVFLSAVNKDDTQLKDIVISHFKRKFENSPEKFDGIEEQLLQEFSLDDSFPLGAPLFMETPHSCSMYAEKDDHCFDEDVIPCEMDDDDDIVFEHSGSQSDRKTSGSMASSDVLNVNQLMESVHETARQVANIPVSTNPVSYDQMKSQCESLVMEKQQKMSVLMSFKHSRTDSRSSIGENGPETNESSAQSERESHLTRKDYMRRNDSTSSDDRSFRLPPASPYDKFLKAAGR; encoded by the exons atggGGGTGATGTCGCGGCGGGTGCTGCCGGCATGCAGCAGCCTCTGCTACTTCTGCCCCTCGCTGCGGGCGAGGTCACGGCAGCCCGTCAAGCGCTACAAGAAGATCATCTCGGAGATCTACCAGCTGCCCGCG GACGGAGAACCGAATGACAGAAGGATCGGGAAACTCTGCGATTACGTCTCGAGAAATCCAACCCGCATACCAAAG ATCACAGAGTATCTTGAGCAGAGATGCTATAAAGAACTGAGACATGATAATTTCACCTTGGCCAAAGTTGTTCCATGCATATATAGGAAACTTCTGCGTTCATGCAAGGAGCATAC ACCGTTGCTGGCCACAAGCACATTGTGTATTGTTCGCACTCTTCTAGATCAGAAATCAAGTGATGATTTGCAGATCCTGGGTTGTCTATTGCTTGTTGACTTTCTCGATGGACAG GTTGACAGCACACATATGTTCAGTTTAGAAGGCATGATACCGAAACTATGCAAAATTGCTCAAGAACTAAGGGAAGATGACAAAGGGATCCGCCTTCGATCTGCTGCACTCCAATCTCTCGCTTCAATG GTCGAATACATGGGTGACCACTCGCATATCTcaatggaacttgatgaa GTTGTCTCAGTGATAATAAGCTGTTATGAGGCTAATCAAACTCTCTCAATAAAAGAGGTCGTCAGATTTCAAGATGATGATGATTTGACAATGTTGGCAGTATCTGGGCAAAATAATGCCAAAGTGGCAGCTGATACAAT GGCTGCAACTGAGAATCCCGCACACTGGGCAAGGGTTTGCTTGCGTAACATGGCCAATATTGCAAAGGAGGCAACAACAGTGCGGCGTATTCTTGATCCTCTGTTTCGCCTTTTCGATAGCCACAATTACTGGTCTCCTGAAAGTGGGGTTGCCCTTTCTGTTCTACAAGAAATGCAAACACTGATGGACAAATCAG GGCAAAATGGCCATTTGCTGCTATCTTTTACTATAAAGCACATTGATCATAAAAGTGTTGCCAAGATGCCCGCCAAGCAAATCAGCATTGTAAAAGTTGCTTCTCATCTTGCAAAGCAGGCAAAGTCGCATGCATCAGTAACAATAGCGAGTGCAATCAGCGATTTAGTAAAACACTTGCGAAAATGTATGTACCGTGCTGTTGAAGCATCAAATGCTCAAGCTGATATTGACAAGTGGAACAGTGAACTTTATGTGGCCTTGGAGGAGTGTCTGGTGCAATTGACAGAGAAG GTTGGGGATGTTGGTCCTATTCTTGACATGATCAGTGTAATGCTCGAGAATCTCTCGTACACTGCCAACATCGCCAGGACAACAGTGTCATCTGTTTACCGCACAGCACAAATAGCAGCTTATGTGTACAAGTCATCATACAACCAGAAA GCATTTCCAGAAGCTTTGTATCACCAGCTTCTCTTAGCAATGATGCACCCAGACAATAAGACAAGGATTGGCTCACACCGTGTTTTATCCACCATTGTCGCGCCTTCGTTGTTATGCCCATGGTCAGCCATAGGTTTTCCTGTCCCAATGAAGGTCAATGGGTCGCAGAGTGTGCTTTTGTTGGCATTGTCAGCTTTCTCTTCTGAGACCATAATGGATGAACTGCAGTCTAAAAGTAGGACCAAGGAATCCTTGCAGGAAAACGAGAAACCAGAAGCTGTGGTAAGTGCTGAGAATGGATATGCACATACAGAACCAAATACAAGGCAGTCTTCAGGGAACCCATATTTCAATGATCGTCTTTCCACTTTTAAAGAT AACTCAAAGTTAATGAAGTTGAACAATGGCcaacttgttcttcttctttcatcTATTTGGAGTCAAGCATCCCTGGAAGATAACTCGCCTTCAAATTTTGAGACAATGGGCCATACTTACAATGTTGCTTTGTTGTGTTCAAAAGCAAAA ACCTCCAGTCATGTGGCACTAGTTCGATGTTTCCAGTTGGCTTTTTCTCTCAGGAGGTTGTCTCTGAACCAAGATA ATGTTGCGCAACCATCTCGGAGAAGGTGTTTGTATACAATGGCATCAGCAATGCTTATTTTTTCAGCAAAAGTTGCTGATATTCCTCAGATAACCCATCTTGTCAAAGCCGCAGTGCTAGAGGAAATG GTTGATCCTCATCTTTGCCTGATTGATGACTGCAAACTCACTGTTACTTCTGCACAATCTTCGAACAGTGGAATGCTTTACGGTTCTGAGGAAGATGAAAGTGATGCACAAGTTTTTCTTTCAGCTGTAAATAAGGATGATACACAGTTAAAAGACATTGTGATATCCCACTTCAAGAGAAAATTTGAAAATTCACCAGAG AAGTTTGACGGGATAGAAGAACAGCTTCTTCAAGAGTTCTCCCTAGATGATTCGTTTCCTCTTGGTGCTCCATTATTCATGGAGACGCCACACTCTTGTTCAATGTACGCTGAAAAGGATGATCACTGTTTTGACGAG GATGTTATTCCTTGTGAGATGGATGATGACGATGACATCGTCTTTGAACATAGTGGATCGCAGTCTGACAGGAAAACATCAGGATCTATGGCTTCATCCGATGTTCTAAATGTGAATCAACTGATGGAATCT GTCCATGAGACAGCAAGGCAAGTTGCTAACATTCCAGTCTCCACCAATCCTGTGTCCTATGACCAAATGAAGAGCCAATGTGAATCCCTAGTAATGGAAAAGCAGCAGAAGATGTCTGTTCTCATGAGCTTCAAGCACTCGAGGACCGATTCGCGTAGCTCAATCGGGGAAAACGGACCGGAAACAAATGAG TCATCTGCTCAATCTGAACGTGAGTCGCATTTGACAAGAAAGGACTACATGCGGCGCAACGATTCGACATCCAGCGATGACCGGTCCTTCAGATTGCCACCTGCAAGCCCGTACGACAAGTTCTTGAAGGCAGCTGGACGGTAG